In Cicer arietinum cultivar CDC Frontier isolate Library 1 chromosome 7, Cicar.CDCFrontier_v2.0, whole genome shotgun sequence, a single window of DNA contains:
- the LOC101511809 gene encoding peroxidase 25 codes for MKILKLGSLVILVMSLAVKAQLKSGFYSTSCPTAEAIVRSTVVSYFKKDPTIAPGLLRLHFHDCFVQGCDGSILIAGSSAERNALANIGLRGFEVIDDAKSQIEAICPGVVSCADILALAARDAVDLSDGPSWAAPTGRRDGRISLLSQASNLPSPLDPVSIQRQKFAAKGLDDHDLVTLVGAHTIGQTDCRFFSYRLYNFTTTGNADPTINQAFLAQLQVICPKNGDGLRKVALDKDSPAKFDVSFFKNVRDGNGILESDQRLWDDSATRRVVQNYGGNFRGLLGFRFDFEFPKAMIKLSSVEVKTGLDGEIRKVCSKFN; via the exons ATGAAGATTTTGAAATTGGGCTCCCTAGTGATTTTGGTGATGAGTTTGGCAGTTAAAGCCCAACTGAAGAGTGGGTTTTATTCAACTTCATGTCCAACAGCTGAGGCCATCGTACGGTCCACAGTTGTATCTTACTTCAAGAAAGATCCAACCATTGCTCCTGGGCTGCTCAGGCTTCATTTCCATGATTGCTTTGTCCAA GGATGCGATGGTTCAATATTGATTGCAGGGTCTAGTGCAGAGAGGAATGCATTGGCAAACATTGGTCTAAGAGGTTTTGAAGTGATAGATGATGCAAAATCACAGATAGAAGCCATATGTCCTGGAGTTGTTTCATGTGCTGACATCCTAGCATTGGCAGCTCGTGATGCTGTCGATTTG AGTGATGGCCCAAGTTGGGCAGCACCCACAGGAAGAAGAGATGGAAGAATTTCTTTATTATCGCAAGCCTCTAACTTGCCTTCTCCACTCGACCCAGTTTCTATCCAAAGACAAAAATTTGCTGCCAAAGGTCTAGATGATCATGACCTTGTTACCTTAGTTG GTGCACATACCATAGGTCAAACAGATTGCAGATTCTTTAGTTATCGTCTATACAATTTTACCACCACTGGCAATGCTGATCCAACTATAAACCAAGCTTTCTTAGCTCAACTTCAAGTAATATGTCCAAAAAATGGAGATGGTTTGAGAAAGGTTGCTTTGGACAAAGATAGTCCAGCCAAATTTGATGTTAGTTTCTTCAAAAATGTACGTGATGGTAATGGGATTCTAGAGTCAGACCAAAGGTTATGGGATGATTCTGCTACAAGAAGGGTGGTGCAAAATTATGGTGGAAATTTTAGAGGGTTATTGGGTTTTagatttgattttgaatttccTAAGGCTATGATTAAATTGAGTAGTGTAGAGGTGAAGACTGGTCTTGATGGAGAGATTAGAAAAGTGTGCTCTAAATTTAATTGA
- the LOC101512121 gene encoding protein BUNDLE SHEATH DEFECTIVE 2, chloroplastic, translating into MAHSLCFAPICSLKSSNKPGAIIGNSVTRKAFSIKEACLDSKARNFRSLEVKATEDSSKGTKARSIVCSSCDGNGAISCTQCQGTGVNSVDHFNGQFKAGGLCWLCRGKKDILCGSCNGAGFLGGFMSTFDD; encoded by the exons ATGGCGCACTCTTTGTGTTTTGCTCCTATTTGTTCCTTGAAATCTTCAAACAAACCTG GAGCAATTATTGGTAATTCGGTTACTCGAAAGGCTTTTTCGATTAAGGAAGCGTGTCTGGATTCTAAAGCTCGAAACTTTCGGTCTTTGGAAGTTAAG GCTACAGAAGATAGTAGTAAAGGCACAAAAGCAAGGAGCATTGTTTGTTCTAGTTGTGATGGAAATG GTGCAATATCATGTACTCAATGCCAAGGTACCGGAGTAAATTCGGTTGATCACTTCAATGGACAATTTAAAGCTGGTGGATTATGCTGGTTATGCAG GGGTAAAAAGGATATTTTGTGTGGAAGCTGTAATGGGGCTGGCTTTCTTGGTGGATTCATGAGCACATTTGATGATTAG